Within Paeniglutamicibacter psychrophenolicus, the genomic segment GGCCACCAGCTTGTCCACCAGCACATCGGCGGCCGAACCCACGGCGACGGCCACGGAGATGGCCATGCAGCGCTGTCCGGCCGAGCCGAAGGCTGCGGCGGTGAGGTGGTCGGCGGCCAGTTCCATGTCGGCGTCCGGCATGATGACCGCGTGGTTCTTTGCCCCGCCAAGGGCCTGGACGCGCTTGCCGTTGGCGGTTGCCGTTTCGTGGACGTACTTGGCGATCGGGGTGGAGCCGACGAAGGAGATCCCGTCGATGTCCGGGTGGTTCAGCAGCCCGTCGACGGTTTCCTTTCCGCCGTGCAGCACCTGGAACACGCCGTCGGGCAGGCCGGCTTCCTTGAAGAGTCGGGCCATGAAGACCGCGGCGGAGGGGTCGCGTTCGGAGGGCTTGAGGATGAAGGCGTTGCCCGCGGCGATGGCGACCGGGGCCATCCACAGCGGGACCATGACCGGGAAATTGAACGGGGTGATGCCCGCGACCACGCCCAGGGGCTGGCGGAAGGAGAACACGTCGATGCCGGTGGAGACCTGGTCGGAGAATTCGCCCTTGAGCGACTGCGAGATGCCGCAGGCGTACTCCACGACCTCGATGCCGCGGCCGATCTCGCCCGCCGCGTCGGAGAGGACCTTGCCGTGCTCGGACGTCACGATGCGGGCCAGCGCGTCGGTGTTGGCCACCAGCAGTTCGCGGAACTTGAAGAGCACCGCGGTGCGCTTGGCGATGGAGGTGTCCCCCCAGGAATCGGCCGCGGTGCGGGCCGCGGCGACGGTTGCGGCCAGGTCGGCGGCGGAGGCCAGGGCCAGGTTGGCGGTGACCTCGCCGGTGGCGGGGTTGTACACCGGCTGGGTGTTGCTGCCCTCGCCGGCGGTTTCGGTCCCGTTGATGAAGTGGTTGATGGTGGTCACCGCGGTGGCCTGGGTGGTGGTGCTCATGTCGGCTTTCCTTCTGTGGTGGGGGGGAAGTTCGGGTGGGGCTGCTAGCCCAGGAAGTTGCGCTGGCGCGCCTTGTGACCGGTGTAGGTTGCGTAGGCGGCCCGGGTGGATTCGAGGTCGGATTCGCCGGAAACCGGCACGTCCCACCAGGACTCGGAGTCCGGGGCATCGAGCAGCGGGTCGGATTCGACGTGGATCAGGATCGGGCCGCTGCCCTCCGGTGCGGCCTTGGCCGTGGCAACGGCCGCGGCGAGCTTGTCGATGGCGTCGGTGCCCGGTTCGATGCGGATGACCTTCACGCCCAGGGACTCGGCGTTGGTGGCCAGGTCAATGGGCAGCTTGGCACCGGCGTCGAAGGAATGCGTTGCCGCGTCCAGCTGGCGGTATTGGGTGCCGAAGCGCTGGGATCCCAGGGATTCGGAGAGCGAGCCGATGGAGGCGTAGCCGTGGTTCTGGATCAGCACCGTGATGAGCTTGATGCCCTCGGCCACGGCGGTGACCAGCTCGGTGTGCATCATCAGGTAGGACCCGTCCCCGACCATGACCACCACGTCGCGGTTCTCAGCTGCGCCGCGGGTTGCCTCGTCGATGACCGCGCGCTTGACGCCCAGGCCGCCGGCGATCTCGTATCCCATGCAGGAGAACGCGTATTCCACGTGGTAGCCGTGGGCGTCCTTGATCCGCCACATCTTGTGCAGGTCCCCGGGCAGCGAGCCGGCGGCGCAGATGACCACGTCGCGTTCGTCCATGGCCCCGTGCACCGCGCCGATGATCTCGTTCTGGGCCGGAAGCGGGTTGTGCCGGGTGGAGAAGGCGGCATCGACGGTTGCATCCCAGCGCTGCTTCTGGGAGGCGATCGTGGTTTCCAGGTCTGCCCCGACGCGGTACCCGCCCAGGGCGGTGTTCAGCGCCACCAGGGCCTTGCGGGCATCGGCGACGATGGGCAGCGCGGTGCCGTGCTTGTAGGCGTCAAGCGGCGCGACGTTGATGTTGATGAACCGCAGCTCAGGGTTCTGGAACGCGGTGCGGGAGGCGGTGGTGAAGTCCTCGTAGCGGGTGCCGATGCCGATGACCAGGTCGGCCTCTGCGGCCAGCGCGTTGGCGGCGGTGGTGCCGGTGGAACCGATGGCGCCCAGCGAGTGCGGCGAGTCCCAGGCGATGGTGCCGACCCCGGCCTGGGTGTAGGCGACCGGGATGCCCGTTTTCTGCGCGAGTTCCAGCAGCGCGTCCTGCGCGAAGGAGTACAGCACCCCGCCGCCGGCAATGATCAACGGGCGCTTGGCGGCCTTGATCTGCGCCGCGGCGCGGGCGATGTCATCGGCCTCGGGCTCGGGGCGGCGGATCCTCCACTCGCGTTCGGCCAGGAATTCGCCTGGCACCTCGAACACCTCGGCCTGCACGTCCTGCGGCAGCGAGATGGTCACCGCGCCGGTTTCGACGGGGTCGGTGAGCACGCGCAGCCCGTTCATCATCGCGGAGAACAGCTGCTCGGGGCGGTTGACCCTATCGAAGTACTTGGACAGCGGGCGGAAGGCGTCGTTGACGGTGATGTCGTAGCCGTGGGAGTGCTCGAGCTGCTGCAGCACCGGGTCCGCCGCGCGGGTGGCGAAGGTGTCAGACGGCAGCAGCAGCACCGGAAGCCGGTTGGCGGTGGCCAGGGCGGCGCCGGTGAGCAGGTTCGAGGAACCCGGGCCGATGGAGGTGGACACCGCATAGGTGGCCCGGCGGCGGGTGTGCCGGGCGTAGCCGACGGCCTGGTGCGATTGGGCCTGTTCGTTGCGCCCCTGGTAGTAGGGCATCAGGGCGGGGTCCTTGGACTGGTACTGCTTCAGGGCCTGGCCGACGCCCGCCACGTTGCCGTGGCCGAAGATGCCGAACATGCCCGGGATCAGCCGTTCGCGGTAGGTTTCCGAACCGATGTTGTCCACGGTGTACTGCCTGCCCAGGAATTCCACGACGGCCTGGGCGACCGTCATTCTGCGTGTAGCCATTGCTTTGCGGTGCTCCTACTCGGCGGGGATGGTGTCGTGGTTCAGCAGGGAGGCTGCGGTGGCCACCGCGGCGGCGACGTCTCCGTCGGCCGGGTAGAGCAGCGTGCGCCCCACCGTCAGGCCCTGGACCCCGGGCAGCGCCAGTGCGGCCTGCCAGGAGGCGAAGACCTCGTCCGGGGAGCCCGTGGGATCCCCGCCCAGCAGCACGGTGGGCAGCGTGGTGGAGGCCATGACGCGCTCCATCTCCGGGACCACCGGGAGCTTCATCCAGGTGTAGGCGCTGGTGCCGCCGAGCCCGGAGGCGATGCCGACCGATTTGATGACGGCATCGGGGCTCAGGTCGTTGCGGACCCGCCCGTTGTGCCATTCGGAGAGGAACGGCTCGACCATGGCGTAGAGCTTGCGTTCGGCCAGCTCGTCGATGGCATGGGCGGTGGCCTCGAGGGTCACCGCTGTCGCCGGGTCGCCCAGGGCGATTCGGGTGAGCATCTTCCCGCCGTCCGCGCCGATGTCCACCAGCGCCTGGGCGGTGTGCCCGGTGAAGCGGTCGTCGAACTCGTTGACGTATCCGGACAGCCCGCCGCGGTTCATCGACCCGAAGACCAGCTTGTGATCCAGCGCGCCCAGCAGCAGCAGGTCATCGAGGATGTCGGGGCTTGCCAGCACGCCGTCGACGGCGGGGTTCTGCAGCGAGATGCGAAGGCGGTCGAGCAGGTCGCGGCGATCGGCCATGGCCAGCTGGTTCTCGCCGACCGACAGCGCGCCGCGGGCCGGGTGGTCCGCTGCGATGATGAAGTTCTGTGCTCCCGTGCGCGCCCCCTCGTGGCGGATGCGGGTGGCGGCCGCACGGGCCACGGCTCCCGGATCCTCCAGGCGGATACTGGTCAGGTGCGCGTAGCGGCGCGGGTCCTCGCGGTCGATGGATGGGCCGTTGCTCATGGGGAGACCTCGATGGTTGCTGGGCCCGGTACGGTGCGGCCGCGTTCGGCCAACAGCGCGTTGACCTCTGATGGGGTGGGCATGTCGTCGGAGCAGGCTAGGCGGGAAGCGACGATGGCGCCGGCGGCATTGGCGTAGTCCAGGATTTGTTCAAGCGGCCATCCCGAGAGCAGCCCGTGGCAGAAGGCGCCGCCAAAGGAGTCCCCGGCACCGAGTCCGTTGACGGTCTGCACGGGAACCGGAGCGGAGACCACCCGTTCGGTGCGGGTCTTGGCCATGACGCCGTCGGGTCCGAGCTTGACCACGGCGATTTCCACGCCGACGGCCAGCAGCCGGTCGGCCTGTTCGTCGGGGGTTCCCTCGCCGACAGCCACCGCGCATTCCTTGTCGTTGCCGATGGCGACGGTGACGTGGGGAAGGACCTTGGCCACCTGGGCGCGGGCCGCTTCCTCGGACTCCCAGAACATGGGGCGGTAGTCCAGGTCCAGGATGGTGAACTGGTTTGCCGCGAGCGTGTCGCGGGACCGCAGCTCGTGCGCGGCGATGTGGGCGCTGGCGCTTGGCTCCTGGCTCAGCCCGGTGACCGTGGACCAGAAGATCCGCGAGCTGCGGATGGCATCCATGTCCAGTTCGTCGGTGGCGATCTTCCAGTCCGGTGCGGTGGGGAAGCGTCCGTAGAAGTACAGCGGGAAGTCTTCCGGGGGCATGATGGCGCAGAAGGTGACCGGCGTCTGGAGCCCGGGGACGCGGCTGACATGCTTGCGGTCGACCTGGAACTTGTCCAGCTCGCGCTCCAGGTAGCTGCCGAACTCGTCGTCGCCGATCCGGGTGATGACCGCGGTGCGGCGCCCGTGGCGGGCTGCTGCCACCGCCACATTGGTTGGCGAACCACCAAGATACTTGCCGAAGCTGTTAACCTCGCTAAGGGGAACACCGATGTCGTTCGGGTAGACGTCGACGCTGATGCGTCCGATGGTGAGTACGTCGTGGGTCACGCGGATCGACGTCCTTTCTTGTCTGGTTCCTGGCTGGGCAGTTGCGCATCAGCCCCGAAGGTCTCGCTGCTGTGAGTCAAGCCACAGGAAATACTCTGCACCATAAACTTTGTCCTGTCAAAGGTTTGTACTGTCATATTTACAACGGAAGCAATATGACGACGACCGGGGTCGCCCGGCCCCGGGTCATGAAGCGTTCCGGGTATCGGGTGTGGCCAATTCGCCGGTGGAGTACTGGGCCCGGCCGAATCCGAACGACCAGTCCTCGGCGCCGTTTTCCACGTAGCCGATAAAGACATCCTCACCGGCCACGCCAACGCCCTGCAGCTCGCGTGCGATCGCGGCAAACAGCGCAGCCTTGGCCTCCCCGGAACGCCCGCGCTGGGTGAAGACCTGGATCATCACCACGCCATCACTGCGCTCGAACCCGAGCCCGGCATCCAGCGCGACGACCTGCCCGCGCGGATGCTCGGTCACGACATGGAAGTAGTCGCCCTCCGGGATGCGGTATTCCCCCACCACCGCGGCATGGATCGCCTTGCTGACCGCGGCCAGATCTTCGGGCGTTCGCCCCTGGGTGACATCAATGCGAATCATCGGCATGGAACCGACACTCCCTTCCTGTTCAGCCTGGGCGGCCCGCCGAGATTCCGGCGGGTCCTGAAAACAGTTTGTCCTGACATACTTACAAAGTCAAGGGAAGGCCACCGGAGAATCCCGAAGGCCCCGTCCCGCGCCCGTGGCGGAAGGGAATTTTTCCGTCGGAAACTTTGTATGGACAACTTGACCTTGTGTGGATATATTTTAGGTGCGCCACCATTTGGAGCGCTCCAAGAACTCGGTGCGGCCCCACGTCCAGTGTCACAGGCCGACCTCGCCACGAACCGTGGAATGCCCTTCTCCATCCAAGAAAGCAAGGAAAGCCATGAAACTCGGTGTCTACAACGCCATCCTGCACGACCGCCCACTGCCCGAGGCGCTTGTTGCCATCGCCAAGGCCGGATTGACCGGCATTGAGATCAACTCCGGCGGATTCCTTCCCCCCGTGCACATCCCGACCTTTGACGACATCCTGGCCAGCGACGTCGCCCGCGACGAATACCTGGGGATCTTCGAAGGCACCGGCGTCTCGATTGCCGGGCTCAACTGCAACGGCAACCCGCTGCACCCCAATCCCTTGATCGGCGATGCCCACGCCGAGGACATCCGCCGCTCGATCCGGCTGGCCGAACGCCTGGGCCAGGACCGAGTGGTCACCATGTCCGGTCTGCCCGGCGGGGAGCCGGGGGCCACCACGCCGAACTGGATCGTCAACGCGTGGAACTCCGCATCGCTGGATGTCCTTGACTACCAAATGGGCGTGGCCGCCGATTTCTGGAAGGACATCGACAAGCTCGCCGTCGACCACGGGGTGAAGGTTGCCCTTGAGCTCCACCCGCAAAACGTCGTCTTCAACCCGGCAGGCATTCGCGAACTGGTCGAACGCACCGGCGCCACCAACGTGGGTGTGGAGCTGGATGCCTCGCACCTGTTCTGGCAGCAGATGGATCCCGTGGCCGTCATCCGCGATTTGGGCCCGCTGGTCTTCCACGCCGCCGCCAAGGACGTGCGGGTGAACCCGTCCGCCGCGATCTACGGGGTGCTGGACAACCGCTTCCGCAAGCTGGATCCCTCCGAGCCGCGCACGAACCTGGGCGGGGACGAATGGGCCAACGAGTGGCCCAAGGATGCAGCCTGGGACTTCGTGGCCCTGGGCAAGGGACACGACACCGCATACTGGACCGAGTTCCTGCGCGCCCTGCATGAAGTCGACCCGCAGATGTGGGTCAACATCGAGCACGAGGACGTGTCCCTGGGCCGCATCGAGGGCCTGGAAGTGGCCTCGGCCGTGCTGCGCGAAGCCAACGACGCACTGGGGGTTTCGGTCCGTTGATCGCCTGGGCGCGCTACCCGTACGACGGCCAGGTCGTGCTGGTCACCGGTGCCGGGTCCGGAATCGGGCGCGGCATCGCCCAGGGGTTCCTCGAACAGGGCGCCACGGTGGCGGTGCTGGGCCGGACCGCCGACTCGTTGCGCACCACGGTCCGGGAGCATCCGGAAGACCGGTCCCTGGTACTGGCCTGCGACGTGACCGATCGCGCCGACGTCGAGCGGTCGGTGGCCGAGCTGCTGGCACACTTCGGCCGCCTGGACATCGTGATCAGCAATGCCGGCTGGTGCGAGCCCAGCGCTCTTGAGACCTTCGAGGACGATGCCTGGGCGCGGATGCACGCGGTCAACGTCGACGCCTTCCTCATCCTGGCCAGGGCAACCCTGTCCGCGCTGAAATCGAGCGCCGGCAACATCGTGGCCATTTCCTCGGTGTCGGGCATCCGCGGGGACTGGAACCAGTTTGCCTACAACGCCACCAAGGGCGCGCTGAACGCCATGGTCCAGAGCCTGGCCCTGGACCTGGGTGCCCACGGGGTGCGGGTGAACGCCGTCGCTCCCGCATTCACGGATACGCAGCTGACCCGCCAGCGGCTGGAGGATCCGCTGTTCGCCGCCCGGTTGCTGGACAGGCTTGCCCTGGATCGGCCGGCGACCCCGGCTGACATCGCCCGGGCGGTCCTGTTCCTGGCGAGCCCCGATGCCGGCTACATCACCGGTGCCATCATTCCGGTCGACGGCGGCACGACCGCCTCATCGGGAACCCCGCGCCCGCTCTAGGACACCGTTCCGGATTCCGGCCGGGTGCTGCGCCTGCGCGGCACCCGGCCTTCGGCGTTTGGGCCCCGGCAGCGTCAGCCGCGGGGCAGCCGGGCCAGGTCCGCGGCACCGACCAGGCCGGCATCCGGGCCCAGCTCGGCCCGCGCAATTTTCGCAAAGGGCCGGTACCCGCGCCCGCTCAGGGCCTTTTTGTAGGCAGCCTCTCCCACCTCGATCAGGGTGGGAGAGGCCGAGCCCAGTCCCCCGCCGATGACCATGATTCCCGGGTCCAGCACCGCGGCCAGGTTGGCCAGGCCCAGGCCCAGCCATTCGCCGGCCTCGGCGACCAGGTCGGAACACGCCGGGTCCCCGGCCTCCGCCAGGCGCGTGACCATTTCCCCGGTCACCGCGGAGGCGTCCCCGTTGGTTTCGGCCCGGAGCGCGTGGGCCACCGGCGAGTTCGAAC encodes:
- a CDS encoding SDR family NAD(P)-dependent oxidoreductase, translating into MIAWARYPYDGQVVLVTGAGSGIGRGIAQGFLEQGATVAVLGRTADSLRTTVREHPEDRSLVLACDVTDRADVERSVAELLAHFGRLDIVISNAGWCEPSALETFEDDAWARMHAVNVDAFLILARATLSALKSSAGNIVAISSVSGIRGDWNQFAYNATKGALNAMVQSLALDLGAHGVRVNAVAPAFTDTQLTRQRLEDPLFAARLLDRLALDRPATPADIARAVLFLASPDAGYITGAIIPVDGGTTASSGTPRPL
- a CDS encoding Cgl0159 family (beta/alpha)8-fold protein, coding for MSNGPSIDREDPRRYAHLTSIRLEDPGAVARAAATRIRHEGARTGAQNFIIAADHPARGALSVGENQLAMADRRDLLDRLRISLQNPAVDGVLASPDILDDLLLLGALDHKLVFGSMNRGGLSGYVNEFDDRFTGHTAQALVDIGADGGKMLTRIALGDPATAVTLEATAHAIDELAERKLYAMVEPFLSEWHNGRVRNDLSPDAVIKSVGIASGLGGTSAYTWMKLPVVPEMERVMASTTLPTVLLGGDPTGSPDEVFASWQAALALPGVQGLTVGRTLLYPADGDVAAAVATAASLLNHDTIPAE
- the iolD gene encoding 3D-(3,5/4)-trihydroxycyclohexane-1,2-dione acylhydrolase (decyclizing) codes for the protein MTVAQAVVEFLGRQYTVDNIGSETYRERLIPGMFGIFGHGNVAGVGQALKQYQSKDPALMPYYQGRNEQAQSHQAVGYARHTRRRATYAVSTSIGPGSSNLLTGAALATANRLPVLLLPSDTFATRAADPVLQQLEHSHGYDITVNDAFRPLSKYFDRVNRPEQLFSAMMNGLRVLTDPVETGAVTISLPQDVQAEVFEVPGEFLAEREWRIRRPEPEADDIARAAAQIKAAKRPLIIAGGGVLYSFAQDALLELAQKTGIPVAYTQAGVGTIAWDSPHSLGAIGSTGTTAANALAAEADLVIGIGTRYEDFTTASRTAFQNPELRFININVAPLDAYKHGTALPIVADARKALVALNTALGGYRVGADLETTIASQKQRWDATVDAAFSTRHNPLPAQNEIIGAVHGAMDERDVVICAAGSLPGDLHKMWRIKDAHGYHVEYAFSCMGYEIAGGLGVKRAVIDEATRGAAENRDVVVMVGDGSYLMMHTELVTAVAEGIKLITVLIQNHGYASIGSLSESLGSQRFGTQYRQLDAATHSFDAGAKLPIDLATNAESLGVKVIRIEPGTDAIDKLAAAVATAKAAPEGSGPILIHVESDPLLDAPDSESWWDVPVSGESDLESTRAAYATYTGHKARQRNFLG
- a CDS encoding CoA-acylating methylmalonate-semialdehyde dehydrogenase — protein: MSTTTQATAVTTINHFINGTETAGEGSNTQPVYNPATGEVTANLALASAADLAATVAAARTAADSWGDTSIAKRTAVLFKFRELLVANTDALARIVTSEHGKVLSDAAGEIGRGIEVVEYACGISQSLKGEFSDQVSTGIDVFSFRQPLGVVAGITPFNFPVMVPLWMAPVAIAAGNAFILKPSERDPSAAVFMARLFKEAGLPDGVFQVLHGGKETVDGLLNHPDIDGISFVGSTPIAKYVHETATANGKRVQALGGAKNHAVIMPDADMELAADHLTAAAFGSAGQRCMAISVAVAVGSAADVLVDKLVARANDIKVSHGLDAEADMGPVITPASKTRIEKIVGEAAEAGAAVIVDGRDLVVADHENGFFVGPTIIDKVKREMTAYTEEVFGPVLAVIRVDTLAEAIEVVNANPYGNGTAIFTSNGADARTYTRKVHVGMVGVNIPLPVPVAWHSFGGWKNSLYGEHHIYGPDGVRFYTRGKAVTQRWPEHKEDSNASFAFPSN
- the iolC gene encoding 5-dehydro-2-deoxygluconokinase, with the protein product MTHDVLTIGRISVDVYPNDIGVPLSEVNSFGKYLGGSPTNVAVAAARHGRRTAVITRIGDDEFGSYLERELDKFQVDRKHVSRVPGLQTPVTFCAIMPPEDFPLYFYGRFPTAPDWKIATDELDMDAIRSSRIFWSTVTGLSQEPSASAHIAAHELRSRDTLAANQFTILDLDYRPMFWESEEAARAQVAKVLPHVTVAIGNDKECAVAVGEGTPDEQADRLLAVGVEIAVVKLGPDGVMAKTRTERVVSAPVPVQTVNGLGAGDSFGGAFCHGLLSGWPLEQILDYANAAGAIVASRLACSDDMPTPSEVNALLAERGRTVPGPATIEVSP
- a CDS encoding tautomerase family protein, giving the protein MPMIRIDVTQGRTPEDLAAVSKAIHAAVVGEYRIPEGDYFHVVTEHPRGQVVALDAGLGFERSDGVVMIQVFTQRGRSGEAKAALFAAIARELQGVGVAGEDVFIGYVENGAEDWSFGFGRAQYSTGELATPDTRNAS
- a CDS encoding sugar phosphate isomerase/epimerase family protein, which gives rise to MKLGVYNAILHDRPLPEALVAIAKAGLTGIEINSGGFLPPVHIPTFDDILASDVARDEYLGIFEGTGVSIAGLNCNGNPLHPNPLIGDAHAEDIRRSIRLAERLGQDRVVTMSGLPGGEPGATTPNWIVNAWNSASLDVLDYQMGVAADFWKDIDKLAVDHGVKVALELHPQNVVFNPAGIRELVERTGATNVGVELDASHLFWQQMDPVAVIRDLGPLVFHAAAKDVRVNPSAAIYGVLDNRFRKLDPSEPRTNLGGDEWANEWPKDAAWDFVALGKGHDTAYWTEFLRALHEVDPQMWVNIEHEDVSLGRIEGLEVASAVLREANDALGVSVR